ACCGCGCCGCGCCAGGGCCCCGCGAATTTTGTCTCTTAATCAAGTAAGATAGTTCGCTTGAAGCTttattcataacttaaaactaaaagTATATTGGGTGTCTgtttcctgagatatttccaaccaaagctttttgtttttctttttcttacatttctaagccgatatcttttgaccaaagtctcgaaattgaattttgaattaagGATATGAGTTCATAAATCAATAGGCATTCatgtacaaaaattgaaaacttgttttttttgcagatttttgaaaaaaattcaggGGGTACCCCTCTTGCCCAAaacaagtaaaaacaaaaaaaaagagctgacatgcaaacttttttttttataatttccaagttttaagaaataagtatgcagtttaattttttcaaatattacattacattacattacatattaaactagtctgaagataaatctccggactagaaacactgcagcttcggaatctaggtccattttgctgatacaacacaagacattaatacaacacagaaagacaaagagagaaagaacgagagaagaacatacaacactgaactacgtggcacagaggaggagacatagttgaaaattgtctcatgttatcgcacaggtggcttcagttaagctggcgatttagaaaaaacttctgagccgatttttcaaatatatacTTGTATGTACATACTAGCCCGAGAGCCAGGGCCTTGTTGCACCTTCAACTTTTCACTtgcaatttataaattaaaattgttgcaCCAACAAGCCAACTTTAAAACCGTTTATTTGAATGTGGATCTTGTTCTTAAATGTATATCTTTAACATGTCTTCATCCAATTGGAACCAAATTATGATTACAAAGATAAAAAGCCAATATGACTAAAGACCAAGATAAAACCTTTACAAATTTTGTACTTCAATAAATTTATACATATTCACAAATGTAGGTGGATTTTGGTTATTCATATGCTAACTGGTATCTCAAATCTTCTTGTTTGACTATAACTGGTTATATAGGTACCATTAAGTTTAAATTCTCTTTGATAACAAGATGTAGGAGTTAAATATCCTCTCTGAATAGTATTTGCATAAACTTTCCTCGCTATCAGGTTGCACAAGTTAAAATTATCGTTAACACGTGTTATTAATTAATAGACGAAGTGGAggcaaagaaagaaaaatctacGTCACTCgataaaaaagagttaaaatatggcattttgtaaaaaactaagaaataatttataaaaagaaagattaatacacaatttattatgttttatgttttttttttattatgggtTGAGAATAtacttaaatataatttattaaataaaaaaatgtatccttAACTTATTTATGGctcacaacaattttttttttaataggtattcACAATATACATATCGAAACATTTACTAGATGATGATCATATTtaactatttgtttttttttttttctaatcatgATTATTTTCTGCACGCAACTTTTCTAATTCTTCTCTTTCTGCAATATTACGTGCCAATTGAACAGCATAATCGAAGCTATAATAGAAACCATGAGGATCACCTTTCTCTTCATCTGATGGAATATATTTAGGTTCGATATGTTCGTAAGCTGAATCAGATTCTTGAGGAACATATTGTCCTTCTTTCTGGTAATCACTGCTAAATGGATCAGGGTTTTGACCATTGGCTGCTGCAAGTTCACTCCACAAACGGAAATGTTCTTCCTTGGCTGCTTTTACAGCTGGGGTTTCAGTAGCGGGATTCTTTTCTGCTGCTGGACGATTGTCTTCATGATGGAAACCAGTATGATCAGCATAGTAGTTTGCAATGAAATCTCTACCTCTTGGATTGACATATTTGTAGGTACCCTTGACAACACCATCGGCGGTTTTCTCTTCAGCTTTGCCTTGGTTCCAGTCTTTGTAGCCATAAACGTATTGACCTAAACCATCTTGACCATGGTACTGGTGAGCGGTGTAATGCTCTTCAACATAATCAGATGGATTGTCGTATTTTCGTCCCTGGTAGATGAGTTCGcctttttcattttgaactACTGGTAGGGGGTTTTCGCCGACTTTTGGAGAATAGTCAATGTTTAGATTCGctgattttaaatattgttgcgCTT
This DNA window, taken from Episyrphus balteatus chromosome 2, idEpiBalt1.1, whole genome shotgun sequence, encodes the following:
- the LOC129911255 gene encoding uncharacterized protein LOC129911255 — its product is MKSIVIAVLLMVVPTILCENIFKINISPEEAQQYLKSANLNIDYSPKVGENPLPVVQNEKGELIYQGRKYDNPSDYVEEHYTAHQYHGQDGLGQYVYGYKDWNQGKAEEKTADGVVKGTYKYVNPRGRDFIANYYADHTGFHHEDNRPAAEKNPATETPAVKAAKEEHFRLWSELAAANGQNPDPFSSDYQKEGQYVPQESDSAYEHIEPKYIPSDEEKGDPHGFYYSFDYAVQLARNIAEREELEKLRAENNHD